One genomic region from Cryptococcus neoformans var. grubii H99 chromosome 10, complete sequence encodes:
- a CDS encoding membrane protein, with product MTTSANHSIMMHPTTPTISHVTIADPLPGHNAPHIMYRTLSHVSGDTGPGVVYPGMRLSRALTPGGTPVDTSQPALPNYHRALGDPASIGFISLSAGTLLISLYNVQTRGITTPSVILGLALGFSSIVQTIAGILEWASGNTFAAIAFTSYGGFWFSFAVLYIPQFEVTASYASDISMLANGIGPYLVMWGIITFLFLLASLRSSIALISLFLMLDLSFWLTAAGYLSQNEKILKGGGGFGIAAAFCGFYAALATLLSGHTSFFLVPTGDLRPELPHKRA from the exons ATGACAACT TCAGCTAATCACTCGATCATGATGCATCCTACCACTCCCACAATAAGCCATGTAACGATCGCCGATCCACTTCCTGGACATAATGCCCCACACATAATGTACCGTACACTTTCTCATGTCAGCGGAGACACTGGACCTGGCGTAGTATACCCAGGGATGCGCCTCTCAAGAGCCTTGACTCCCGGCGGTACTCCTGTAGACACATCTCAACCGGCTCTACCAAACTATCATAGGGCCCTTGGAGACCCTGCATCCATAGGTTTTATCTC TCTTTCAGCAGGGACGCTCCTAATAAGCTTATACAACGTTCAAACTCGAGGTATCACCACTCCAAGTGTTATCCTAGGTCTTGCACTTGGCTTTTCAAGTATAGTACAGACGATTGCTGGCATTTTGGAATGGGCTTCTGGAAACACTTTCGCT GCAATAGCTTTTACTTCATACGGAGGCTTTTGGTTCTCTTTTGCAG TTCTCTACATTCCTCAATTTGAAGTAACAGCGTCCTACGCCTCTGATATCTCAATGCTCGCTAACGGCATTGGCCCCTACCTTGTCATGTGGGGCATCATCACTTTTTTGTTTCTCCTCGCTTCCTTGAGATCATCAATCGCGCTGATTAGCCTTTTCCTAATGCTAGATCTGAGTTTCTGGTTGAC CGCCGCAGGTTATCTGTCACAGAATGAAAAGATTTTGAAAGGCGGAGGTGGCTTTGGTATT GCCGCTGCATTCTGCGGGTTCTATGCAGCGCTGGCTACTTTATTATCAGGTCATACTAGTTTCTTCCTTGTGCCTACGGGGGACTTAAGGCCCGAACTCCCCCATAAAAGGGCGtga
- a CDS encoding monosaccharide transporter, protein MPYLGLKGNGLLFAISATAGMGFCLFGIEDSSLGGVISSDPFQNSFHLDATGQGIVTGCFEIGCFFGGLAFAFFGERYARRIVLFIATIPLLIGTVLQVATYSTGQLAAGRVVAGLGFGAITSTLPIWQNETSPAAMRGMLICASLSMLIVGQLIAYWAAYGLLQVYDDDRVYRIVFSLQGMAGVIMAIMLVFMPESPRYLLAHDREDEARQVISALLDLPEDSPAVISQIEEITQAIELEMASARNWKDLFKSAQDAQGEKRRMLTAVVIQVCQPFSGSTIISYYLTTIFQEAVGLTPHTSTLLSGYLQVWFLFASFGTWYLIEHAGRRNLFLITAFFMSVVMFIMGGLLKIDTKPTGVGAAAMIFAYQGFFTWGWMAGVWAYSSEICPLSWRSKGMGLAVALQWLFDFVLLMVTPIGIANIGYGMFMLFGAFNLCFIPIVYFLCPETAGVTLEQIDEFYGPGKNPVKESSRIRKEMKEANKRREDELERQEAAVIVMSEGKGEVAEVEKV, encoded by the exons ATGCCTTATCTCGGCCTGAAGGGTAATGGTCTTCTGTTTGCCATCTCGGCCACGGCCGGTATGGGTTTTTGTCTGTTTGGTATCGAAGATTCATCTTTGGGAGGTGTCATCTCCTCCGACCCTT TCCAAAACAGTTTCCACCTCGATGCCACTGGACAGGGCATCGTCACAGGCTGTTTTGAAATTGGGTGTTTCTTTGGCGGTCtcgcctttgcctttttcgGTGAACGCTATGCCAGACGCATTGTACTCTTTATCGCAACGATCCCACTCCTGATCGGTACGGTCCTTCAAGTGGCTACATACTCGACAGGTCAACTGGCTGCTGGTCGAGTTGTGGCAGGTTTAGGCTTCGGTGCAATTACCTCAACCCTACCTATCTGGCAGAACGAAACAAGTCCTGCAGCTATGAGAGGGATGCTTATATGTGCTAGTTTGAGTATGCTCATT GTCGGCCAGTTGATTGCTTACTGGGCTGCCTATGGTCTTTTGCAAGTTTACGACGACGACCGAGTGTATCgtatagttttctctttgcAGGGAATGGCCGGTGTTATTATGGCAATCATGTTGGTTTTTATGCCTGAATCCCCTCGATATCTCCTCGCCCATgatagagaagatgaagctcGACAAGTGATTTCTGCGCTCCTCGACTTACCTGAGGATAGCCCGGCAGTTATCAGCCAAATAGAAGAGATAACGCAGGCCATCGAGCTTGAGATGGCCAGTGCCAGAAATTGGAAAGACCTGTTCAAGAGCGCCCAAGATGCTCAGGGAGAGAAGCGACGAATGTTGACT GCCGTTGTCATCCAGGTTTGCCAACCATTCAGTGGAAGTACAATCATTTCCTA CTATCTCACAACCATCTT TCAAGAAGCCGTCGGTCTCACACCACACACTTCCACCCTTCTTTCGGGGTACCTCCAAG TATGGTTCCTTTTCGCGAGTTTCGG CACATGGTACTTGATTG AACATGCTGGTCGCCGAaaccttttcctcatcaccgCCTTTTTCATG TCTGTTGTAATGTTCATCATGGGGGGTCTTTTGAAAATAGACACCAAACCCACCGGTGTTGGAGCTGCAGCCATGATTTTCGCCTATCAAGG CTTCTTCACTTGGGGCTGGATGGCTGGTGTATGGGCTTATTCCTCTGAAATCTGTCCTTTGAGTTGGAGATCCAAGGGCATGGG ATTGGCAGTCGCACTCCAATGGCTCTTCGACTTCGTGCTTCTCATGG TCACACCCATCGGTATCGCCAACATTGGCTACGGCATGTTCATGCTCTTTGGTGCATTCAATCTCTGCTTCATCCCGATTGTGTACTTCTTGTGCCCCGAAACCGCGGGCGTTACTCTAGAGCAAATCGACGAGTTCTACGGCCCAGGAAAGAATCCAGTGAAGGAGAGTTCAAGGATTAGAAAGGAAATGAAGGAAGCCAACAAAAGGCGGGAAGATGAATTAGAAAGACAGGAAGCAGCTGTTATAGTTATGtcggaaggaaagggagaggtaGCCGAAGTCGAAAAGGTGTAG